In Celeribacter indicus, a single genomic region encodes these proteins:
- the repA gene encoding plasmid partitioning protein RepA, translated as MDDRNTGYAQGIGSSDIGAFADSLAESLDRQMKVAFEPEERKSLRRFSSTEVAELLRVSTSNLRNRHKDGSFPEVHTDGRGHRFYTAEEVDDLRNILARTGKNADAYRPGRRDGDRLQVISVVNFKGGSSKTTATIHLAHRYALRGYRVLVLDLDPQASLTTFFGFRPELEFAEGGTIYDALRYDDQVPLSEVIQKTYFHKLDMVPAGLMLSEYETETANALARRVQPIFAERLALALEEVDSDYDIVLIDCPPQLGFLTLTALAASTGLLVTVVPGMLDIASMSQFLKLASETVKAVEEAIGRHVTWDFVKFLITRYEPSDGPQTQMAGYLRSILAGQVMTEPMLKSTAISDAGMTQQTIYEVDPSQLIRKTIDRALTSVNSVADELEQTIQMAWGRR; from the coding sequence ATGGATGATCGAAATACGGGCTACGCGCAAGGCATAGGCTCTTCTGACATCGGAGCATTCGCAGACAGTCTTGCTGAGTCGCTTGACCGGCAGATGAAAGTTGCGTTCGAGCCAGAAGAACGCAAGTCCTTGCGCCGCTTCAGCTCGACCGAGGTCGCCGAGTTGCTGCGCGTTAGTACGTCGAACCTGCGCAACCGCCACAAAGATGGCAGCTTCCCAGAAGTTCACACTGACGGTCGCGGTCATAGGTTCTACACAGCCGAAGAAGTTGACGACCTCCGCAACATTTTGGCGCGGACAGGCAAAAATGCTGACGCGTACAGACCTGGCCGCCGAGACGGCGACCGTCTTCAGGTCATTTCGGTCGTGAATTTCAAAGGCGGTAGCTCGAAGACAACAGCGACGATCCATTTGGCACACAGGTATGCCCTGCGTGGCTACCGCGTGCTTGTGCTGGACCTCGACCCACAAGCCAGTTTGACGACATTTTTCGGCTTCCGGCCTGAGCTCGAATTTGCCGAAGGCGGCACAATCTACGACGCATTGAGATACGATGATCAAGTTCCGCTCTCGGAGGTCATCCAGAAAACATACTTCCACAAGCTCGACATGGTCCCGGCCGGCTTGATGTTGTCCGAGTACGAAACCGAGACAGCGAATGCCCTTGCGCGCAGGGTTCAGCCGATTTTCGCAGAGCGTCTTGCTCTGGCGCTAGAGGAAGTCGACTCAGACTATGACATCGTGCTGATTGATTGCCCTCCGCAGTTGGGCTTCCTGACATTGACAGCATTGGCAGCGTCCACGGGCTTACTCGTGACGGTCGTCCCCGGCATGCTCGACATCGCTTCGATGAGCCAGTTCCTCAAACTCGCTTCGGAAACGGTCAAAGCCGTCGAAGAGGCGATTGGACGACATGTCACTTGGGACTTCGTAAAGTTCCTTATCACACGCTACGAGCCGTCGGACGGACCACAAACGCAAATGGCCGGGTACCTGCGCTCAATCCTTGCGGGCCAAGTCATGACTGAACCGATGCTGAAGTCGACAGCCATTTCTGACGCCGGCATGACTCAGCAAACCATCTATGAGGTAGACCCGAGCCAGCTCATTCGGAAGACCATTGATCGGGCTTTGACCAGCGTGAACAGCGTTGCCGATGAGCTGGAGCAGACAATCCAAATGGCATGGGGGCGTCGCTGA